One Candidatus Nitronauta litoralis genomic window, CAGCCACCCAGGCCAGCAAGTCCGACTTGAAACCGGATCGGATGATACGTTCCGCTTCCACTTGCAAACCGGCCATGAGTTTGAGAGTTCGGATTTATTTCTCAGCCTGTCCGGCACAACAAGTGATGATTTTCGAGATCATTCCGAACAAGAAAATATCAAATTTAATGGAAACTTTGGTCTACGTCTTTCAGACCAGGTCGAAAGCCGGTTTTACTTCACGACCAACATTATTTCTCAAGAACTTCCTGGAGAAATTCCGATCAATACAGTCCTGACTCTTCCCGAAACAGCAAACCCCGATGCTATCCTCTCTGACTGGCAACGCGACATCAACTCGGTCAGACTTGCGAACAAAACCACCTTTGACCTGGGTAACGGACGCTTTGTGGATGTGGGGGCCTTCATAAATCACAAAAACCTATTCCACCCGATCACCCGGTTTGTTGGAGTGATTGACCAGGAAAGTGTAGATTTCGGTTTCTTTGCTCAAGGGTATGGCTCTTATAACATTGGACAATTCGAAAACAATTTCCGAGCAGGATTCACAACCCAGTTTGGACACACAAATGCTCTTTTGTTCTCAAATATTGGAGGACAACGGGGAGCCTTGAGATCCGATCAGGATCAATACGCCCAAACGGCTGTTATATATGGAGAGAATCATTTCTTTGTCATCCCCGAGCTGGCTTTAATCACCGGGGGTCAAATCGTTGTTGCCGGTCGAGAGGCAGATAACAATTTGATGCCTGCGAGGAGCGACTCGGAAACCTACGCGACATTCAATCCCCGTGTGGGCTTGCTGTATCAACACTCTGACTCAATTCAATTTTTTGCAAATATCACCCGAAGCTACGAGCCACCTGATTTCATCAACCTGACCCAGGCCGGGACTATGGGCTTCATTCCACTGGATGCACAGCGTGCATGGACCGGTGAAATAGGAACACGCGGGCAATACGGCCCCGTGTCCTGGGATCTCGTTTTCTACAGGGCCTGGCTCGACGATGAACTATTGCAATTCGCAACCGGTCCCGGAATACCAGCTTCAACCTTTAACGCAGACGATACCATTCATCAGGGTATCGAGGTCGGTCTGAATTTTATGTTAGGACAAAATCTCCTGATGGGCGGTGATAGCCTGCGTTGGAGTAACGCCTACACTTTCAGCGATTTCTACTTTGATGGCGATGTCCAATACGGGAATAACACCATTGCAGGGCAACCCCCTCACTTTTTTCAAACTGAATTACGTTACGAGCATAAAAATGGCTGGTACATTGCGCCAAATGCAGAAGTGGCGAGTTCAGCCTTTGTGGACTTCAGCAACACCCTCAAAGCTCCTGATTACGCCATAATGGGTTTCACGGCAGGGTATCGCGTCAATGAAAATATCGACCTGTTTGTCAGTGGTCGCAATCTGCTGGATGAAGAATATGCTGCCACCTTTTCGACCATTGCCAGCCCAAATCCCTTCAACACTTCAACATTTTTTCCAGGGGATGACCGAAGGCTGTTTGGCGGAGTAACGGTTAACTTTTAAATTCCGTCAGACCTATATTAAGGCTCAACCCTTGTAGTTCAGAAGATCACAGAGCTGCAAGGGTTGATTTGAATTGCACAAAAACAGCTGTTTTAAAAAGAGGTTTCAAAAAATGACAGGAAGATTCTCCATGTCCACCCTTCTCCAATTATTTTTCCTTGGAATCACATTATTGGCTTCGACTGTTGCGACTGTGTGGGCTGGCAACACAACTCCCGATCCTGTTCTTTTAAAAGCGGCACGCATTTTCGACGGACAAGATTTCCTATCTGATAATTCCGTACTAATAGAAAACGGGAAAATTTCAAAAACAGGGATCAATGTAGCGGCACCTTCCTCCAACACAAAAATCCTTGATTTAGGTGATGCCACCATTTTGCCAGGCTTTATTGAACTCCATGCCCATCTCCTTTACCGCAAAGTTCAAGCGGATAAAGTATTAAAACACGGGATTACAACGGTCCGGGACCTGGGAGGTCCCCTGCATCAGCCCTACGGTGGAAAAGGAAGCTTACGAGTTCTAACTGCCGGACCAATCATTACAGCGCCACACGGTTATCCTATCCCATTGATGGGCGCAAAAAATATCGCGGTCGCCGTTTCCAATGAAGAAGAGGCTCGGAAAACTGTTCGAGATCTAGTCGCAGGAGGAGCGGTGATCATCAAAATCGCGTTGGAACCCGGTGGTGAAACCGGCGCACCCTGGTCAACTCACCACCACCACGGGCACCATGGCCATTCGACTGGCAAACATTCCAGACAACATACTCTTGATCAGGGACATTCGACTGGCAAACATGCCAGACAACATACTCTTGATCAGGGCCATTCGACTGACAAACATGCCAGACAACATACTCTTGATCATGGCCATGCATCGCATTCCACTGGAAACCATTCGCAAGGATGGCCGTTACTATCCGAGAGTATTGTCAAAACAATCGTTGATGAAGCCCACAAAAATGGACGCAGGGTTACCGCGCACCTGGCCGAAGAACGGGGTGCACAAATCGCTATCAATTCCGGAGTCGATGAATGGGCTCACATGCCCTGCAATACAATACCTGAAACATTGTTAAAACTGGCCGCATCACAGAGAGTGAAAATTGTTTCTACTCTCGACACCTTGTCCAAATGTTCCGGCATCGTTTCCAATACGAAGAAATGGAAAGAACTGGGAGGCGAGATTTTATACGGAGCGGAAATCGCTCATCCGGATATTCCGTGGGGGATTGATGCGCAGGAACTACTCTATTTACAGCAGTTGGCTAAAATGAATTCTCTGGATATATTTCGAATGGTGACTTCAAAAGCCGGTAAGCACCTCGAAATCCCAATGCTCGGAACCCTGCAAACAGGGGCAATGGCAGATATAATTGCGGTAAAGGGAAACCCCATCCACAACTTGAAAATATTAGAATACCCTGATCTGGTTATCTCAGGTGGTGAAATTGTGATCAATCAATTTTCAGACCACTAATATTTACCCCCCGGGCCGGATCTACAAAAATCAGAACTGAGAGTGAACCCTCCAGATAAAAAAGTTCACTTGCCACAACATTTTTTAAATTTTTTGCCACTTCCACAATGGCAGGGGTCATTGCGCCCCACTTTTGGTTGCTCCCGCACAAAAGTTTTTACCGGCTCAAACCCTTCCTGATTTTCAGGAGGTTTAATATCTGATTTTTCCCCTGTATAAACCCAGCGCCCATTCTCCTTGAAAAACTGGGCGGTCTCGTGGTGAACTTGCTCCCGGTCATCCCCCTGATGGAAGTGGGCCGTGAACACGACCTCTCCCTGGCTGTCCTCGATTTCTCCTTTTGAAGTCGAGTTAATTTCAAGACGGGTCCAGGTCGCCCCGGAGTCCATGTCCTTCACCGATTCCTGTTTTCTCTCTTCGGCACAAAGAGTTTTTAAAAGATATCCCCAGTTTTTTTTAACATGGGCCGAAAACCGCGAGCGCATCAACTCCTCCGCAGTATCCGGATAGGAGATGCCGCGCAGAAAGGGGCCGCAACAATCAGTGTATGGAGAAAACTGTCCGCAGGGGCAATCGTTCATAGTGTCCTTTTTGAATTAGTTATTTTGGGATTGTAAAGGGTTGAGCAGTTCGCTCCAGACAGGATGATCCTGGCTGTCGACACTCAGCATAGCAAGATCCCATGCTTTCAACCCCCGTGGATTTTTTGCTTCGATATCCGCTCCGTGATCGATTAACACCCGTGCCACATCCAATGCACCACTTGCAGCTGCGTTATGAAGCGGAGTTTCCATCTGGCCGGGAAAGTTTGCCGAAGCCCCACGGTTAAGCAGAAGCAAAACAGACTCCAATCCTCCAGGGCGGGAACCTACACTTAATGGAGATTGATGGTTTCCTGTCAAAGCGTTTGGATCGGCTCCGGCCTGCAAAATTTCAAGCACAATTTTATCCTGTCCATTATAAGCAGCAAGATGCAGAGGGGTCCAGTCTCGGGGCTTATTTTTGCGCGTCTGATACCAGGTCGACCTCTCTGTTTCTCCCGGCAAGGGAGGCGCGCTCCCTCTGGCGTGTACATTGGCGCGGTAGCGAATCAGCAGATTTGTCAATTCCGTTCCGGACTGCGGTGTTCCGGCATTCCAGTGTAATGCGCTCCATCCGCCGTTGTCATAAAGATTTACATCGGCACCACGGGAAAGCAGCAACTCAGCAACGCCAGAATGACCCTTGGCTGCGGCATGCATTAAAGCAGTCACACCGTTTTTATCGGGTTTATCGATTTGTGCGCCATTCTTCAACAATATTTCCGCAATTTCCCGATGTCCCGCTTCTGCTGCCATATGGAGCGCGTTTTTATCATAATCCAATGAGACAAGATGTATATCCGCACCCAGCTTTACCAGTTTTTCAACAGCAGAAATCAGGCCACGATTGACCACCATCATCAAGGCCGTTTTTCGTTCGCTGTTCCGCTGGTCAATATGGGCTCCCCGTTTTATCAACTCTTCAGCAACATCCCAGTGGTGTTCCAATATTGCGGCCATTAACGGGCTGGTTCCAGTCTGGTCACTTTGATTTACCTGGTTACCCATGGCAATTAATTCTTTGACCACTTGCAAATCACCAAGTGCAGAAGCATACCAGAGCAGAGACCTGCCACCATGGTCCATCACATCAACCCTTCCACCATTTCTGACAAACAACTGAAACATGGCGAGGTCATCTACCACCTCAAACATTGGGGATAACCCTCCAACCTTGCCCTGATTCACATTTGCTCCCTGGTCAATCAGAAGGAATACCATGGGAAGATTTTCCGTAGCTAATGCGTTTGCAAGAGGGGGTATTCCATCAAGAGGAAATGTGTAACCGGTTTTACCGCCTGCTATGATCGCCATTCGAGCCAGGTTTTGACACAGGTCATTATAAGAACTCGGAGGGGTCTCCTGTCCTGAACAACCGGCAGCCACTGAAAGAGCCCAATGCTTGTTGGGCCCCCAAATCAGGAAAACCGGGAGAGTCAAAAGGGCTCCCAGGAAAATTGCGGCCAGCGCTTGTGGCAATTGGGAAAAAGCACTTGAAAAATTGATTCTGGAATCATCCGGGGTAACATACTGTCCTTTGCTGTTTTCAAAGAACAAAAGAAATAAAGTCCCACCTGCAAAAAACATGACCCCGGAAAACAAAAAGAAAAGGGGAATCATTGAAGTCGACTCCCCATCGATCACTGACTGTGAAAATAAAAAGACCAGTCCCTCAAACACCATTAATCCTGCCGTAGTCAGGAAAAATACCGCTAGACATATCCAGACCGCCCGTTGCCGTGCAGGCATGTAAAACCTCAATGCTTGTTTACAATTAGGGCAATCAAGACGACGGGGTTTAGGACGCGTTGCGGAAAGGCTCAGGTCCTCTTCACAGGAGGGACAATGCATGGAAATCCCTTTCAATTTTTATTGCAGGGGGTTGCCTGGATTTGGCCAGAGCCCCGGATCCATCCAAAAATTTTTGAAGTTCTATTTTGGGATATGCTACCAAAAAAGTCAAAGATGCCGGTGAGGGGGGACCTGACTCGTAGAAAAAAAATGGGTAGTACTTTAAAAGAGAGCTTTGCATAAGCGCCTTTTTAAAGAGACCTTTACATAACCCCGACATCAAAGCAGTGCCTGACCTATATCAATTATGAAAAAAATCCGTCATCGCGAGTGTCTAGAGGAAGCGCCGCCAAGGTATTTTTCCTAAGCATTCGTACCCAAAAGGGGCAGACCCAGATAGGGTTTCTAATTCCTTCCGGGCGTTGCCCGGCTGGATTGTTTCGTCGCAAAAGCTCCTCGCATTGACGCACATTTTGTTCTAAATATTCTTTTTTTGAAAAGCTCTACTTCGGAGAAGGAAAAGCAAGGAGATTCCTTTCCCTTCGGCGGGTTCGGGGCAAACTCCGTGAAGAACCTGACCTTTGCCTTTGATCTTCATGTTATGCAAAGGTTTCATCTTAATAGACCTGGGGAGTTGACATCCGTCAAGGAAAAATCAGATTTCTCTCAACTGAATTTCATTCTTGTTCCCATAAGAATACGACTCCCACTCCTACAAACTTTCGGACGCATCTTAATCAGAAAAAATGTTGCCACCTCCATTCAAAAATTTCTGAATCCCACCAGCATAAGTTCCATCTTAATTAGAGGACAAGCAAGCAGTCCTGGTTCATTGTATCCTCTCTATTTTGCCGGGTAAGGTCGCGCTTACCCGGTTTTTTTTGCCTGACCTTCTTGCTTTGCTCAAAAGCTTCAGATCGTTTTTTTTTAAATCCTCCCCAAAAACCTCTTTTGCTATAACGAAACAAGAAGATCTATTAGTTTAACTTCCCGCAAGAAGCCCCCGAAAACCCTGTTTCTATTTAAATATCAGCTTGTTTTTAATGACTAAACTTAGCCATTAATATCGGGTAAATCTGATATAATCTGCTACGTTTGGTTGTTTTATGTCCCGTTTCCTGGCAAATTTTATTACAGGAAAACCGATATAGATCGGATTCCCGATGGAAGTCTCCAGAAAAATTCAAATATTGAAATCGATCGATATTCTCAGCTTTCTCCACGAGGCTACTTTGGAACGTTTGGCTGAAGAAAGTCTCGAGATGTTCCTCCATCCCAAAGAAAAACTTTTCATTGAGGGTGAAGAGGGCAAAACGATGTACATCATCCTCGAAGGAGAAATCCGTATTTTTAAAAAGGAACTGGACATCACTGTGATGGGACCGGGATCCATTTTTGGAGAGATGGCCCTGATCGAGAATCAACCGAGATCAGCCAGTGCAGAAGCGCTTGGGCAGGTCGAACTTCTGGAAATCGACGAAGAGCAGTTCCAGCGTTATTTTGCCGGGCAACCTCAAGTCCTCATGGCCCTTATGAAAACTATGTCCGCCCGCTTCAGGAGATCCCTTGGTAATCCAGTAGCCCCTATTATGATTGAAGATCAAATCGATCCTCTGGAAAGGCTGGACCACATGGAGGACCCGGTTCTTCTGGTAAATGCAAATACTTTCAAAATTATCAAAGGAAGCCCGCCTGCAATAGATCAGTTTGGATACAGCCAGGAGGAAATCAGCAACCTGAGCCTCCTTGACTGTTTAGTGAAATTCGATGAATCGTCTCTTAAAACAATCATCGCCCCTATACTCAATCAGACCCGATCACAGTCTTCCATAGAAGCCGAAATCAAGAAAAAAAACGGCGAAACCATGCCGGTAGAAATCAAGATACGGCCAACAAATTCCAACAACGCAGTGCCCATGATCATGACCTGGGTATCCGACATTTCCGGGAAAAAACATATCGAAGACACCATCCGTCAAATGGCCTATTACGATCCATTGACCGGGCTCCCCAACCGGAACCTGCTCAACGACAGGCTAGCCGTCTCCCTCGCGCGGGCGCGTCGCAATGGCGAAAAAGTCGCCATCATGTTTCTCGACCTGGATAATTTCAAAACGATCAATGACACCCTGGGTCACGACATGGGGGATTTATTGCTAAAAGATGTCGCGAAAAAACTGCAGCACACTTTACGACAGGAAGATACGGTTGCTCGCATGGGTGGAGACGAATTCATCGTCGTGGCTCCGGAAATAAAATCGACTGAAGATGCAGGCATCCTTGCCCAGAAAATCCTGCACCAGTTTTTGGATGCCATTGTCATTGAAAACCAGGAATTATTTGTGGGGTGCAGTATCGGTATTTCAACATTCCCTGAGGATGGGACTGACAGCAAGACCCTGCTGAAAAATGCCGATATGGCCTTGTACCGTGCGAAGGATCGTGGAAAAAACAATTTCCAACTCTACACCCCAGCGCTCAATTTCAAGGCCATGGAACGGATGGCCATCGAAAAAAATCTTCGCAAGGCGGTGGAACGTGAAGAGTTTGACCTCGTATTTCAGCCAAAGGTTGAACTTGCTACAGGTAAAATAGTTGGCTTGGAAGGACTTCTGCGTTGGGACAGCCCGGAGCTTGGTCGGGTGATGCCGGTGGCTTTCATTCCTGTAGCAGAAGATACCCGGATTATTATACAGATAGGCTCATGGACTATAAGAAGAGCCTGCCAGCAAATAAGGGAATGGATCGACGCTGGATTGCCCCCGGTCAGTATTGCCATCAACCTCTCAGGTGTTCAGTTCGCGCATCCGCAGTTATTGAAAGAAATCCGGAAATCACTACATGAATTTGACGTCAGCCCGGACTATTTGCAGCTTGAAATAACAGAAACTATTTTGATGAAAGACACGGATCTGGCCGCAGACATACTTCGTCAACTGGAAGAGCTCGGGATCAAGGCGGCTATTGACGATTTCGGAACAGGATACTCCTCTTTAAATTACTTGAAGAACCTTCCTATTCACTACCTCAAAATCGACCGGACCTTTGTGCGGGATTATTCCCAGGGCACTAACTCCGCCATCACCAAAACTATTGTCGGATTGGGTCAAAGCCTGGGGTTGAAAACTATCGCAGAAGGTATCGAGTCTGAAGAACAAAAACAGTTCTTACTTGAAATAGGTTGCGAAGAAGGCCAGGGATATCTGTTCAGCCCGCCAGTGAGCAGCAAAGAAGTCACCGGGCTTCTGATAGAGAAGAAAACTTATTAGGAGTTTTAAACAAATTTGAGGGTTATATAAGACGAGAAGTAGAAAGTAGTATTAGTGAATGCTTTAAAGTAGAACTTCCAAAAAATATAAGACTGGCAACCTATCCTGTCAGGTACTCAACTTCCGAATCAGAGCATCCCAGTCTGTTTCCCCCAGCTCTTCTTCAGTAATCGACCCCATATTCTGAAACTTGAAAGCCTCTTCCTGAGTCAGGTCCATCTCTTCCGCCGAGTTCACAGACTCCAAATAGCAATCAATTTCTGACTGGCTTTCAACTTGTTCAGGAATCTCGAGAGCATCTGAGTCAGGTGAGATTTCTAATGCCGGTGGCGTATTTTGCAGACTCTGCCGAAAACGGTTTGCCATGGTATTGCCCAGGCTCCCCATCCCTTCTGTAACCGAGTTGAGATACTCACGGTAAAGACCATAATGGGTGAAGCGGAACGGGCTGATCTTGTTTGCTTTCAGAAAGTCTTCAGATGCCAGCCGGTATTGTAGTTCGCGCAGGTAAATTCGCCCCCGGTATACCCGGGCCAGAAAGTGGTTCGGGCGCAGGCTTAACACCATATTCAGGTTGAGCAACGCCACTGCAATATTGTCTTTTTCCAGGCTGCGAATAGCCTGGTCAAAGTGGCGCCGGACTTCCGGCTTCCAGTTCTCCAGAAACACATTCACCGGCTCCAATGCAGGGAAACACAACCGGCCCATGCGAAACGAAAGACGACGAAAAAGATCTCTGGTCCTGATACTTCCAGATGAGAGCATAATACCCCAATGGCAAGGCCGCGACACGGACCAGCCAAGCGGATTTAATTTTCCATTTGTCGGATGGAAAAGATTCTAGCCAAATATAGGAGTCTCGTCAATTATTATCGGCTTTTCACCCGAAATACTTTGCTCTGTATTTCCAAAAAAAATTCAACCAACTTATTTTCGGAGCCCGAAACTTTTCAAATTCAAGCTGTTTTCCGCTCCGTTTTTTTCAACCTCAGGTAAATGGCCAATCCCATCTTTTTTCTCAACAGGCTCTGGTCAGCCCAGGACTCTATCCTCTAATTGATTCTTTTCCTTGACCTTACAGCGCTAACTCTCTATACTATTCGCATGAAGTGCCCAAGTTGCAATTTCATTTTCTTCCGGCCTGCGAAAAAGTGCCCCAGTTGTAATGGGGGGCTAAGCCGGGCTTCCTTTGCGGAACAACCAGACGAAGAGTTCACTATCTATGCTGCGGCTGCAGGTGGCGGGCTTGGACTGGATGATGGCGATTCCTTTGGAGGCGATGCGGGACTGGGTGAATCCCTCTATTCAGAAGCTGATTCCTTCGACCAACAGGAAAGTTCCGACGATTTCGATCTTGATCTTTCTGATGCCAAAACGGACACCAACGCGATGGGTGAAACTGCAGCAGATCCCGAGCCTGAAGTTGCCGTCGAGGACACGCTTGATTTTGATCTGGGAACCGGGGAATTCAATGATGTCGATGTAGATGGAATGGGTATTGATCTCGAAATTCCCGAAGAATCCCCTGGGCTGGATCTGGATTTAGGTCAGGAAGACACCGAACCGACTGTAGATCTGGACCTGGGTGGCGACGATGATGGTGAGCTGACCCCGGAAATTAGTCTGGATGATGAGCCCGAAATTGATCTTGATCTGGGAGACGATACTGTTTCTGAAGATTCAGGGCCAGAACTTGATCTGGACCTGGACCTTGACCTGGATCTCGGCGGTGATGATTCCCCTGTGGATAAGCCCCAAACTGATGAACCTGCCCTATCTGATGATAGTCTTGACCTGGATATTGAGGGTCTGGAACTCGATCTGGACCTTGGCACAGACGACGACAAGTAATTTCATCCTCCCCTTCAAAATTTCCGAAACGCCTGTACGTTTTTTGCTTCCTAACTATTAATTCAATAGATTTTTGGCCTGTTTTTTTATATAACAGGACGATCACCAAACCGGATTTCAACCCTCCCATTGGGGCAGTGGTTATTGTTTAGCCCTTTGTGGCTGCTGGTAAAGGGCGCCTCCATAAATAAGGTCTGGTTACGGCAAGCTTTTATTTTCCAAGACCTTGAATATGCCAGGACGGAAAATATCGAGCTGTTAGAGGCCCTTTAAAATGACTGCCCCCGGCTCCAATCAAATTTTCTCTATGGAACTGGCTGGTTTTGGGCGCCGATATTTAGCTTTT contains:
- a CDS encoding TonB-dependent receptor translates to MNNLSRLPVLAVFTVALLGASTDLILAAENNTTIQLKEVQVIADKEKIKSTLTVPSNQDALKEIQSTPGGANIVAEEKFEKKYTQSFADTLALTPGVYAQKRFGEEVRFSMRGSGLSRGFHMLGIKLLQDGIPFNLADGSGDFQESDFLAQQRIEVYKGGNSLQYGGTALGGTVNMITKNGISHPGQQVRLETGSDDTFRFHLQTGHEFESSDLFLSLSGTTSDDFRDHSEQENIKFNGNFGLRLSDQVESRFYFTTNIISQELPGEIPINTVLTLPETANPDAILSDWQRDINSVRLANKTTFDLGNGRFVDVGAFINHKNLFHPITRFVGVIDQESVDFGFFAQGYGSYNIGQFENNFRAGFTTQFGHTNALLFSNIGGQRGALRSDQDQYAQTAVIYGENHFFVIPELALITGGQIVVAGREADNNLMPARSDSETYATFNPRVGLLYQHSDSIQFFANITRSYEPPDFINLTQAGTMGFIPLDAQRAWTGEIGTRGQYGPVSWDLVFYRAWLDDELLQFATGPGIPASTFNADDTIHQGIEVGLNFMLGQNLLMGGDSLRWSNAYTFSDFYFDGDVQYGNNTIAGQPPHFFQTELRYEHKNGWYIAPNAEVASSAFVDFSNTLKAPDYAIMGFTAGYRVNENIDLFVSGRNLLDEEYAATFSTIASPNPFNTSTFFPGDDRRLFGGVTVNF
- a CDS encoding amidohydrolase: MSTLLQLFFLGITLLASTVATVWAGNTTPDPVLLKAARIFDGQDFLSDNSVLIENGKISKTGINVAAPSSNTKILDLGDATILPGFIELHAHLLYRKVQADKVLKHGITTVRDLGGPLHQPYGGKGSLRVLTAGPIITAPHGYPIPLMGAKNIAVAVSNEEEARKTVRDLVAGGAVIIKIALEPGGETGAPWSTHHHHGHHGHSTGKHSRQHTLDQGHSTGKHARQHTLDQGHSTDKHARQHTLDHGHASHSTGNHSQGWPLLSESIVKTIVDEAHKNGRRVTAHLAEERGAQIAINSGVDEWAHMPCNTIPETLLKLAASQRVKIVSTLDTLSKCSGIVSNTKKWKELGGEILYGAEIAHPDIPWGIDAQELLYLQQLAKMNSLDIFRMVTSKAGKHLEIPMLGTLQTGAMADIIAVKGNPIHNLKILEYPDLVISGGEIVINQFSDH
- a CDS encoding EAL domain-containing protein: MEVSRKIQILKSIDILSFLHEATLERLAEESLEMFLHPKEKLFIEGEEGKTMYIILEGEIRIFKKELDITVMGPGSIFGEMALIENQPRSASAEALGQVELLEIDEEQFQRYFAGQPQVLMALMKTMSARFRRSLGNPVAPIMIEDQIDPLERLDHMEDPVLLVNANTFKIIKGSPPAIDQFGYSQEEISNLSLLDCLVKFDESSLKTIIAPILNQTRSQSSIEAEIKKKNGETMPVEIKIRPTNSNNAVPMIMTWVSDISGKKHIEDTIRQMAYYDPLTGLPNRNLLNDRLAVSLARARRNGEKVAIMFLDLDNFKTINDTLGHDMGDLLLKDVAKKLQHTLRQEDTVARMGGDEFIVVAPEIKSTEDAGILAQKILHQFLDAIVIENQELFVGCSIGISTFPEDGTDSKTLLKNADMALYRAKDRGKNNFQLYTPALNFKAMERMAIEKNLRKAVEREEFDLVFQPKVELATGKIVGLEGLLRWDSPELGRVMPVAFIPVAEDTRIIIQIGSWTIRRACQQIREWIDAGLPPVSIAINLSGVQFAHPQLLKEIRKSLHEFDVSPDYLQLEITETILMKDTDLAADILRQLEELGIKAAIDDFGTGYSSLNYLKNLPIHYLKIDRTFVRDYSQGTNSAITKTIVGLGQSLGLKTIAEGIESEEQKQFLLEIGCEEGQGYLFSPPVSSKEVTGLLIEKKTY